In Papaver somniferum cultivar HN1 chromosome 9, ASM357369v1, whole genome shotgun sequence, the genomic stretch GTTTCTCGAAGACATGAATACATTAGAATTATTACGTAACGCGGTGGTGCAGTACTCAGGGTCATTTCTGATCAGTATCTGCATTTGCCAGCTTTGGGATGCTAGCATCTTTTCCTCGGAGAATTTTGATGTTTCTTTCCTGAAACTGAACGTTTCATTACTCTTGAAGTCGCTTGACGTAACTGCGAAGACAGAATTGTTGATACTAATCTCTCGTCCACGAGAGTCAATAAATTTGCCTGTCTGGATAGCATGGACTAGGCAATTATGCATCCCGGTATCGGCCTTATCGACATTTTCGAGAAAAACTACTGACAGTGGATTCTTCCTTATCTCTGAATAGATGTAGTCAACTATAAAACTCCCTCTGAAACTTGTGTCGAAACCATTCATCTTTTTGGAACGAAAGATTGAATTCGGTGGAGAGATCCCGTCAGGACAAGCTAAATCCACACATATTACACTTTCTCTGCTGCCGAATAGCATCTCTGCAAGGGCAATAGCAAGTTTCTTTTTGGTAACCATGTCAGACCCGTGGAAACTCAACCATATATCACCTTTCACGCTTGCCCTGAGGCGCCGTTCCTTTCCTGATCTGCAGAGAGCTACAGTACGGCTCACCGCATATACTGCTTCATCTTGTCGGCCaaccttttctttaagagatttcCAGAATAGCTTGAAATCTGTCGAATCAAACTGCACAACTGAATTAGGCCCAGTGcaggaagaaaattgaagctgctGGGGCCTGAGAGGTTTTTCTTTGACctcatcaacttcttcattatCTTGAATAGTGGGATGGTTTGGGTCCTGGACAAACGAGTAGAGTGTTCCGAGACCTAAATCTGTTGTAACCGATGCAGCGGAGCAAGGAGACCCGTGACCATCAAGTACAACAGATAGAGAGTAAGCAGGATTCGCCTCATACTTTGAAGGTTTTTGGTGCAGTGTGTCTGGAGAACTCTCGCTTTTATCTCTAGAATCAACGGGAATTGACAAGGTTACACCCTGTGCTGATGTCTTAGGCTGCAACTTCGCCAGTGCACTATCACATACACTTTCAATTGGTGATGCATCTATCACAGTGTTAGcatgattatcaactctttctttcCGCTCTGGCGCAACTGGAAAACCCATAATGCAAGGAAATGCTTGTGATCCTACTTGAGTAACATCTCTTTCCACGGGTGAGCTGTTGTGGTGGAGACATTGGCAGATATCGTTCCATTTCTTTTGCAGCACTGCAACTTTAGCATGTAATTCTGTTTTATCATCTTTGGCCTGCAGAAGAGAAACGCATCACAATGTTTACATTATGAGGAAATATTTACTTTAAGAGTCTAAGCGTACCATTTTCTGAGCAGTGCAGAGACGGAGATACATACCTTAGCCAAATCCAGCCCATTGTTTGTGTCGCCTTCAGTGGACTGCAGCCACGCAGGCAAGCTTGCTTGGTGCTGATCTGACTGTGAATTGGCACGTCCCACCGTCAGAACAGCAGCAACTTCTTGCTCACATTTATCACTGCACAGTTTGCAGCGAGAAAAAGGTCCGTATGTGCTTCCCAGTGGAGCCGCCAGGTTGGGCGGTGTGGAAAAGTACCCGCCTAGTGGTACAAATGACTCCATCAAGCTGCAAGTATATCATGAGCACAGACTATGAGATCTTAAAATTACTGTATTAGAAGTTTAACCCTCAAGGGATTAAGGTGAAACTCTAGAATCATTTAGCATGCCATCTCTATATTCTTTTAGTACCCCATAAAGCTTACAAAAGAAGGGAAATTATCAAGTTTTAAGTTTTCGAAAGCTTCTTTTAGTCGACGCTAATTTTTGTTTATTCACCTCCAAagcaaaggaaagaaaagaagccGAGAAAGGAGCCCGCACCGAAAGGGTTGCATATTCCCAAAGGCAAAGAACTGTTGTTGCCAGCAAAGAAGAACAGAATGCTTTGGGGCGAGGCTCCAGATAAGTCTTCcatcttatttggttataaaGATTCTTGGGCCGCAAAAGTCTGCCAGACAAGGGtatgttttttcttgtttttcttagcATTCAAATTTCAACTGATTGTGAtccattttgtttgtttatttgagtTCACCAATATGTGTTAATATTTGTGTATATTTGTGTTTTTTAGGACCATGCAAGATGCACAAAATTGCTCAAGTGTCAAAGGGATAAACATTGGCCATTAAGTAAGGAATGTGCTTTGGTTCGAGATCTAGTAGTAAGTACAGGATTAGGGCCCGGAATCCTCAATTGCCAAACGGAGTACGATAGTGTTGTGGTCTCTGCCTTCAGAGAACGATATTGGCTTGAAACCGGTACATTTCATCTTCCgtttggagagatgacaataacaacggacgatgtgaagcaaattactgaccttgaagttgaaggacaatcAGTATTTGAAGGTTTCAACAACAACATGGCTTGGTCTGACCTTTACGCTCTTCTTGAAGAAACACTTGGGTGGGGGAAAGATGAAACCGAGATGGAGTTTAAGTTGGCTGGTGGTTATGACCCAAAGGAACCACACAAACTAAAAAACCCGTTGAAGAAGCTATTGTTGAAGAATCTGAGGAAAAAGTTCAAAGGAACTTTCAAGAGGGAAAAGGTAGATGAGGTGATTGATCGAATAACAACTAAGCGTACAGCCACAGCTTACTTGTTGTATTCTCTTGGGACCGTATTCTTTCCCAACAACTCGGGAAATCGGGTGAATGTTCATTATCTTcaattgttgaggaatttggacAACACCAAAAACTATTCGTGGGTCACTGCCACCCTTGCATATCTACTTGATAGCCTAAGGAAAGCCTCGAGGGTTGGAGCTACTGAAATTGCCGGGAATGTTGCGATTCTAATGGTAAGTTTGATTACATTTTTTATTCAATTATATAAtgttttgttatatttttagtcaTGAGATTAATGGACTATACTCACTCTTCTTTTTAGGCATGggtttatgaccactttcctAGCTTGGCCCCTCCTACTAATTGGGAGGAGGATGATTATGGCCCTACGGGAAAGAAGTTCATGTTCACCGGTAGACAACAAAGGTTCAAAGATGACAAGCTCATTCGAATGAGAGAGAAAATAGATGATTTCACCGTTGAAGATGTTATATTTGGCCCTTATGTGAGGATCCGCAATGGAGTTGATGTTCGTAGGTTCACAGAGACCGCAGGCTACAACGGACCATTGTATCATCCCACCGGTTACGTTATGACCAATCCTCGTCGCATTCTACGCCAAACTGGTCATATTCAAGTAAGGGCTatcaaggaaaacttcaagttatCCAAGGAAGGAACCGAGACAAAAGGCCCCACCATTGTACTCAACTACCGCCCAACTCCGACGGTTGATGCTTGGAACAATGGTCATGAAGAAAGATACCAACTCGCAGCGGGAGAGGCAGTTCCTTGTATCAATACGAAAGAAGCCGCTGCTGATTACATGAATTGGTATACTTATTTTGGTCATCCATatgtgatcaataatgatccGGACGCCCAACAAGCGATTCATAAGGCTGTATCACAAAGGAAGGCGGTTGATGAGACCAAAGAGAAAACGGGTCTATTTGGTTTGTCTTGGAAGAAGCTATACTTCATGTCGGTACGTAATTTTGTTATCCTCATGACTTCGGATTTGAAGACTAATGTATATAATGAAATAATCTCTTAACACTCTTTTTGACATGTCAATAGAAAGAGCGAGGACAAGCTTTGGCGAATAGCATGACTTCATGCATACGTGGTTCTACTCCTCTTAAAGCTCCTCAGTAAAAGATCTTGCAAGATCAAATAAGGAATTTGCATAATACCAACATGGGTGATTTGTACGAGGGGTTGGTCATGGAAGAACGAGTCTCAAAGAGGAGTAGAGACTCTCTTGGAGGTGCTAGTAGTAGCCATCGTCAACCTTCACCTGGCAGCGAAGACACACATGATGAAGAGGAGGATGGCGGGGTGGGTTATAGCCGAAGAGGTGGTCGCGGTGGTCCTAAAACTCGCGGTGGTCCTAAAACTCGTGGTGGTGGTAGCACCAACAAAAGAGGTCGTGGCGGCCGCCATGGATAATTGTTATGAATAATTGTGTGTGGATGTCATGAATATTGTTATGGATAATTGTGTGTGGATGTCATGAATATTGTGGTGGATAATTTTGTGTCGATGTTATGGAATTTAGCTTGTTCATACTATCTATAAATCTACAAATTTAGATTATGAGCTTATATGTGTTAGTTATGGAAATGAACAACTGGATACTATCTATAAATTTGGACTATAACTCAACTAACATATCAGATACGGTTGGTAACGCAACAAAGATACCAATCGTATATAGAGGTACGGTTGGTAACGCAACAAAGTTACCAACCGTATACAGAGGTACGGTTGGTAACTCAACTttgttaccaaccgtatgtaGA encodes the following:
- the LOC113312959 gene encoding protein DWARF 53-LIKE-like encodes the protein MLLLKPSNTDCPSTSSLMESFVPLGGYFSTPPNLAAPLGSTYGPFSRCKLCSDKCEQEVAAVLTVGRANSQSDQHQASLPAWLQSTEGDTNNGLDLAKAKDDKTELHAKVAVLQKKWNDICQCLHHNSSPVERDVTQVGSQAFPCIMGFPVAPERKERVDNHANTVIDASPIESVCDSALAKLQPKTSAQGVTLSIPVDSRDKSESSPDTLHQKPSKYEANPAYSLSVVLDGHGSPCSAASVTTDLGLGTLYSFVQDPNHPTIQDNEEVDEVKEKPLRPQQLQFSSCTGPNSVVQFDSTDFKLFWKSLKEKVGRQDEAVYAVSRTVALCRSGKERRLRASVKGDIWLSFHGSDMVTKKKLAIALAEMLFGSRESVICVDLACPDGISPPNSIFRSKKMNGFDTSFRGSFIVDYIYSEIRKNPLSVVFLENVDKADTGMHNCLVHAIQTGKFIDSRGREISINNSVFAVTSSDFKSNETFSFRKETSKFSEEKMLASQSWQMQILIRNDPEYCTTALRNNSNVFMSSRNASATPAFLNKRKLIETMETAKRIQKTSNKCLDLNLPVEVTSEDSTLASLDNLTNLVDECVVFEPFDLDSLASDILKKMDERYKNTIGNEGFLEVDSQAMEQILAAAWFCDSRNALDNWVEHVLGNTFAEARERYSVGAGTVLKLVSCEGLPMQDQASEVYLPAKIILQ